Proteins from one Lacrimispora sphenoides genomic window:
- a CDS encoding DUF871 domain-containing protein, with protein sequence MAKLGISVYPEHSTEEKDMDYIRKAGKLGYKRIFTCLLSVEESREEVIGRFRRLADEAHACGMEVIPDVSPAVFSRLGISYENLSVFQEMHVDGIRLDEGFDGMKESLMTYNSQGLKIELNASTKLAYVENVIDHHPDRDKLITCHNFYPQKYTGLSLKQFNTCNDKMKSLGLKVAAFVSSNAPGAYGPWPVNEGLCTLELHRGLPIDFQVRHLLATGMIDDVLIANAYATDEELKACADLNTSILTFGIQLEKELTQTEHQILDYELRHVVRGDLNDYMIRSSGPRVTFADRSIPAANTRDLKPGDVVILNDGYPKYKGELQIVTKDMPNDGRKNVIGHLPEYEHVLLDYANPWTVFAFCIL encoded by the coding sequence ATGGCAAAATTGGGTATTTCCGTTTATCCGGAACATTCTACCGAAGAAAAGGACATGGATTATATCAGAAAGGCAGGGAAATTGGGGTATAAGAGAATCTTTACCTGCCTCTTAAGCGTGGAGGAAAGCAGGGAAGAGGTAATCGGCCGTTTTCGGAGACTGGCGGATGAAGCTCACGCCTGCGGTATGGAGGTCATACCGGATGTGAGCCCTGCCGTATTCTCCCGGCTGGGAATCTCCTACGAGAACTTATCCGTATTTCAGGAAATGCATGTGGATGGCATCCGTCTGGACGAAGGTTTTGACGGTATGAAAGAAAGTCTTATGACTTATAACTCCCAGGGGCTTAAGATAGAGCTCAATGCAAGCACCAAGCTGGCGTATGTGGAGAATGTCATAGACCACCATCCGGATCGTGACAAGCTGATTACCTGCCACAATTTTTATCCGCAGAAGTATACAGGATTGAGCCTTAAACAATTTAATACCTGTAATGATAAGATGAAATCACTTGGGCTTAAGGTAGCAGCCTTTGTGTCCAGCAACGCGCCAGGAGCATACGGTCCTTGGCCTGTAAACGAAGGACTGTGTACTCTGGAGTTGCACCGTGGCCTTCCGATTGATTTTCAGGTGCGCCATCTGCTTGCTACCGGTATGATAGATGATGTGCTTATCGCCAATGCCTATGCTACTGATGAGGAACTCAAGGCTTGCGCCGACTTAAATACCAGCATTCTGACCTTTGGTATTCAATTGGAGAAAGAACTGACTCAGACCGAGCACCAGATCCTGGATTATGAACTCCGTCATGTGGTAAGAGGTGATTTGAACGACTATATGATCCGTTCCTCCGGCCCAAGAGTCACTTTTGCAGACCGGTCAATTCCTGCCGCCAATACCAGAGACTTAAAACCCGGCGATGTGGTTATATTAAATGATGGCTATCCCAAATATAAGGGAGAACTGCAAATCGTTACCAAAGACATGCCAAATGACGGCCGCAAGAACGTGATCGGTCATCTTCCTGAGTATGAACATGTTCTGCTGGATTACGCAAATCCATGGACGGTATTTGCATTCTGCATCCTCTAA